A genomic region of Procambarus clarkii isolate CNS0578487 chromosome 30, FALCON_Pclarkii_2.0, whole genome shotgun sequence contains the following coding sequences:
- the LOC123749677 gene encoding collagen alpha-2(IV) chain-like, whose amino-acid sequence MSSVPGMSSVPGMSSVPGMSSASCMNSVPGMSSVQGLSSASCMNSDPGMSSVPGMSSVPGMSSVPGMSSVPGMSSGHGMSSVPGMSSVPGMSSGHGMSSDPDMSSVPGMSSVPGMNSVQGLSSASCMNSVPGMSSAPCMSSIPGMSSVPGMSSDPGMSSVPGMSSVYSMSSVPGMSSVPGMSSVPGMSSVPGMSSVPGMSSVPGMSSVPGMNSVPGMSSGHGMNSVPGMSSGHGMSSDPGMSSGHGMSSDPGMSSVPSMSSVPGMSSVPGMSSDPGMSGVPGMSSVSGMSSDPGMSSVSGMSSVSGMSSDPDMSSVPGMSSVSGMSSVHGMSSDPGMSSVSGMSSDPDMSGDPGMSSVSGMSSDPGMSGDPGMSSVSGMSSVPGMSSDPDMSSDPDMSSVSGMNGDPGMSSVSGMSSDPDMSSDPGMSSDPGMSGDPGMSSVSGMSGDPSMSSDPGMSSVSGMSSDPGMSSVSGMSSDFGMNSDPGMSSVPGMSSVPDMISVPDMSSDPDMSSDFGMTSVSGMSSDPGMSSVSGMSSDPDMSGDPGMSSVSGMSSDPGMSGDPGMSSVSGMSSVPGMSSDPDMSSDPDMSSVSGMSGDPGMSSVSGMSSDPDMSSDPGMSSDPGMSGDPGMSSVSGMSGDPSMSSDPGMSSVSGMSGDPGMSSVSGMSSDPGMSGDPGMSSDPGMSRAPGMSSNPGMSSVPGLILCCCRSSAYVPSVQPTQTRRVLVL is encoded by the coding sequence ATGAGCAGTGTCCCTGGCATGAGCAGTGTCCCTGGCATGAGCAGTGTCCCTGGCATGAGCAGTGCCTCTTGCATGAACAGTGTCCCTGGCATGAGCAGTGTTCAAGGCTTGAGCAGTGCCTCTTGCATGAACAGTGACCCTGGCATGAGCAGTGTCCCTGGCATGAGCAGTGTCCCTGGCATGAGCAGTGTTCCTGGCATGAGCAGTGTCCCTGGCATGAGCAGTGGCCATGGCATGAGCAGTGTCCCTGGCATGAGCAGTGTCCCTGGCATGAGCAGTGGCCATGGCATGAGCAGTGACCCTGACATGAGCAGTGTCCCTGGCATGAGCAGTGTCCCTGGCATGAACAGTGTTCAAGGCTTGAGCAGTGCCTCTTGCATGAACAGTGTCCCTGGCATGAGCAGTGCCCCTTGCATGAGCAGCATCCCTGGCATGAGCAGTGTCCCTGGCATGAGCAGTGACCCTGGCATGAGCAGTGTCCCTGGCATGAGCAGTGTCTATAGCATGAGCAGTGTCCCTGGCATGAGCAGTGTTCCTGGCATGAGCAGTGTCCCTGGCATGAGCAGTGTCCCTGGCATGAGCAGTGTCCCTGGCATGAGCAGTGTCCCTGGCATGAGCAGTGTTCCTGGCATGAACAGTGTCCCTGGCATGAGCAGTGGCCATGGCATGAACAGTGTCCCTGGCATGAGCAGTGGCCATGGCATGAGCAGTGACCCTGGCATGAGCAGTGGCCATGGCATGAGCAGTGACCCTGGCATGAGCAGTGTCCCTAGCATGAGCAGTGTTCCTGGCATGAGCAGTGTTCCTGGCATGAGCAGTGACCCTGGCATGAGCGGTGTCCCTGGCATGAGCAGTGTCTCTGGCATGAGCAGTGACCCTGGCATGAGCAGTGTCTCTGGCATGAGCAGTGTCTCTGGCATGAGCAGTGACCCTGACATGAGCAGTGTCCCTGGTATGAGCAGTGTTTCTGGCATGAGCAGTGTCCATGGCATGAGCAGTGACCCTGGCATGAGCAGTGTCTCTGGCATGAGCAGTGACCCTGACATGAGCGGTGATCCTGGCATGAGCAGTGTCTCTGGCATGAGCAGTGACCCTGGCATGAGCGGTGACCCTGGCATGAGCAGTGTCTCTGGCATGAGCAGTGTCCCTGGCATGAGCAGTGACCCTGACATGAGCAGTGACCCTGACATGAGCAGTGTCTCTGGCATGAACGGTGACCCTGGCATGAGCAGTGTCTCTGGCATGAGCAGTGACCCTGACATGAGCAGTGACCCTGGCATGAGCAGTGACCCTGGCATGAGCGGTGACCCTGGCATGAGCAGTGTCTCTGGCATGAGCGGTGACCCTAGCATGAGCAGTGACCCTGGCATGAGCAGTGTCTCTGGCATGAGCAGTGACCCTGGCATGAGCAGTGTCTCTGGCATGAGCAGTGACTTTGGCATGAACAGTGACCCTGGCATGAGCAGTGTTCCTGGCATGAGCAGTGTCCCTGACATGATCAGTGTCCCTGACATGAGCAGTGACCCTGACATGAGCAGTGACTTTGGCATGACCAGTGTCTCTGGCATGAGCAGTGACCCTGGCATGAGCAGTGTCTCTGGCATGAGCAGTGACCCTGACATGAGCGGTGACCCTGGCATGAGCAGTGTCTCTGGCATGAGCAGTGACCCTGGCATGAGCGGTGACCCTGGCATGAGCAGTGTCTCTGGCATGAGCAGTGTCCCTGGCATGAGCAGTGACCCTGACATGAGCAGTGACCCTGACATGAGCAGTGTCTCTGGCATGAGCGGTGACCCTGGCATGAGCAGTGTCTCTGGCATGAGCAGTGACCCTGACATGAGCAGTGACCCTGGCATGAGCAGTGACCCTGGCATGAGCGGTGACCCAGGCATGAGCAGTGTCTCTGGCATGAGCGGTGACCCTAGCATGAGCAGTGACCCTGGCATGAGCAGTGTCTCTGGCATGAGTGGTGACCCTGGCATGAGCAGTGTCTCTGGCATGAGCAGTGACCCTGGCATGAGCGGTGACCCTGGCATGAGCAGTGACCCTGGCATGAGCAGAGCCCCTGGCATGAGCAGTAACCCTGGCATGAGCAGTGTTCCTGGCCTGATATTATGTTGTTGTAGGTCGAGTGCGTATGTCCCTTCCGTACAACCAACCCAAACCCGTAGAGTGCTTGTACTTTGA